ACTACTTTGAGCTGATCGGCAGGCCGGTTTTTGTGGATGGTCAGCCCTTTGGAGAAGTGGTCGACGTAGAAGATGGAGCCCAGGAGCGGCTGATCATCAAAGCCAGGGGCGCTTCCCTGCGGGCCCAGAGCAAGACCTACATGGTGCCCTTTCAGGCCCCCTACGTCAGGGTCGAGGCCGACGGCATCTACATCGAGGCCATACCGGGTTTGCTCGAGTAGCCTTGCTATGAAATACACCATCCTGACCCTGTTCCCCGATTTAATCCGCCCCTGGACGGAGGAATCTATTCTGCAAAAAGCCATCCAGAAGGGCTTGATCGAAGTAGATATCCGCGATATCCGGGCCTACGCCGAAGACAAGCACAAAACCGTAGACGACACCCCTTATGGCGGCGGGGCCGGTATGGTGATGCGGGTGGATGTGGTGGTGCGGGCCCTCGAGGCCGCCGGGCCCGCCGATGAGGTTATCTTGCTCACCCCCGCGGGCCAACCCCTTAACCAGCGGCTGGTGGAGGAACTCGCCCAAAAGTCGCACCTGGTGCTGGTTTGTGGGCGTTACGAAGGAATTGATGCCCGGGTGGAGCAGTTCGTGACCCGCGAGGTCTCGATTGGTGACTACGTGCTGATGGGTGGGGAGCTGGGCGCGCTGGTGATCCTGGAAGCCACCGCCCGCCTGGTGCCGGGGGTAATCAAAGAGGCCGAAAGCTACCAACAGGACTCTTTTTCCACCGGGCTGCTGGACTACCCCCACTATACCCGTCCCCCGGTGTTCCGGGGCCTGGCGGTGCCGGAAATTCTCACCTCGGGCCATCACGGCAAAATTGCCGAATGGCGGCGCAAGCAGGCCCTAAAACGCACCAGAATGCGCCGACCCGACCTGCTGGAAAAGGCCGAGTTGACCCCAAAGGATCTGGCCTGGCTCGAGGAAAACGAGACTTGAGATGTGGGCATAGCGCGTCAACAAACTTTGACAAGGGCTACCCTGGCTGCTAGAATCACAACTTGCTGACCGTCCCGAGTATCTGCTTTAGCGGATACGCTTTAGGGCAACAATCCATGAACCCGCAGGCTTGCCAGAGCGGCAAGGGCGCATAAGTAGGTTCCGCTGGAGCAAGGAGTCAGACCATGAACCGTGGCGCATTGCTAAAAGTGGTAGAGAAAAAGTACACCCGTACCGACATCCCCCAGTTCAAACCGGGCGACACCGTGCGGGTCAACTACAAGGTGGTCGAAGGCAACCGTACCCGTGTGCAGGCCTACGAAGGCGTGGTGCTCAAAATCAAACGCAACGGCTTCAACAGCGCTTTTACGGTGCGCAAAATCTCCTTCAACGAAGGGGTGGAGCGCATTTTCCCCTTCAACTCGCCCCTCATCGAAAGCGTGCAGGTGGTGAGCCGGGGCAAGGTGCGCCGGGCCAAACTGTACTATCTGCGTGAGCTGCGCGGTAAAGCGGCCCGCATCAAGGGCGACCGCAAGCGCCTCAACCAGGACGTTGAAGCCCGCGCTGTTGCCGCCAAGGAAGCAGCCGAGGCCAGGGCCGCTGCTAAGCTGGAAGCCGAGGCTGCGGCTCAGACCAGCGAAGCAGAGCGCAAGGAATAGCGCTTCATCAGAAAGGCCGGGGAGGATATGCCTCCCCGGCTATTCTTTGTGGGTGCGAGCCGACTGTTCATACCGACCGAGGGAAGTCCACACCCGCATCAGGACGAATGTCGGCGGTAAATCCGGATGCTGGCAAAACTGCGGGTGTTGCGCCCTCCGCTGCCCTGGCGTCTGTACCCTGGTGTGGGTTGGTTCCTAACTTCAAAGAGCTGGTTTCGGCAACCCGCTGTTGATCTCAAGCCGTGTTCAATCGCCCAGGAACACCCGAAAACCTCGTAGCGCGGGCTTGCCGCCGCTGGGGCGGAAATTGACCAGGAGCTTGTCGGGCGCGCCGATTTCGTCCAGCTTGGGGTTGGGCCCGAAGCGCAGGGTGATCAGCACACCGTCGGCCTGGGGCAGATCGGTGTACTGTTCGCCGAAGCTAGCGGCCACCAGCTTGTTGCCCCGGTTGTCCAGAAGCTGGAAGCCGTCGAAACCCGTTTTGTGCAGCGAGAGCCGACCGCTGGTCAGGTTGCGCACCTCCACCCGCACCACATACCCCGGCCCCGAACCGAAGAAGGGGTTGGTGCCAGGCGCCACATCCAGCACCCGCAGCCGCCAGGTGCCGTTGGAGAGCCACTCGCCCTTTTTGCCCTCGAGCAGCATGGCCTGCTCCTGTCCTCCCACCGGGATGAACTGCACCCGCACCTCGTTGCCGGATAGCGAGACCTGGGCCCCGGCTTTTTGCAGGGCCTCGAGGGGCACATAGGTCTTGCCCCCCACCACGATGGCCGGGCTGGCCTGGGCCTGGCCGTTGACGATGAGCCGGTAGGTTTTCTGGGCGGCCTGGGCCAGCACCAGGGCCGATAGGAAGATTCCCGTACCAATCAGTAGTTTGTTCATATAGTCTCCTTGCTGGGCTTGGAAACATTGTATTACCGAGGCTGTGTATTCGGTATAGACTAAACAACGCTCTTCCTGCCAAAGAATAGCTCCTGCCCGAATGAGTGCAGGCAGGAGCAACCGGTGTATTTAGCAGAGGGTGCGAACGGTAATCAGGCGGGTTCGGGAGACCCTGTTGCCTGCGCTGTCGGTAGCGGTGAGGGTAATGCGGTGTACTACCGTACCGAAGTACGGCATGGCGCAAGTGGTATACAGACGGACGTTGGCCACCGAGGTTCCAGTTCCCAAGACCTGATCCCCTGTGGACGGGCCACCGGGCTGAACGTCGGCGCGGTTGGTGGTCCAGACGAGGGAGGCGCCGCTCAGCGGGCCGTCTTCGGGGTCGGTGGCGTTGCCCTGGAGGGTGATCTGGAAGTAGTAACCGTTGGTATCAAAGGTAGAAGGGGTCACGTCTAGGTCGCTGGCCGGGTTGGTGATGCTGACGTTGGGTGGGAAGTTAGTGCAGTTTTGCACGTTGATGGTGATGCTGTCGCTGTGCGAGAGGGTGTGGGGGGCTGGGGCATCGTCGGTGGCCTCTACGGTGACGGTATAGCTGCCCGGACTGGTGAAGGTGCGGCTGGCCGTTAGCCCAGTGCCAAAGTTGGTGGTCCCCACCCTCCATACCACGTTCCCGGTGGGGAAGGGGTGGGAGGCGTTGTTGTTGGGGTCGCTCACCACGGCGCGGAATGTGACGGGCTGGTTAGTGCAGAAGGTGCCACCGGCGGGTTCCACGATATCCACCGTGGGACGGTCATTGCGGATGGTGATGTTTACACTGGCGCTGGCGCTCTGCCCGCCCGAGCTGGCCGTGGCGGTGATGCGGTGGTTGCCAAGGTTCAGGCTATTGACGGTAAGTGAAGTGCCACTACCCAGGCTGCCGTTCAGGCTGCTGCTCCAGCCAACACTGGGGGTGCCGCTGCTGTCGGGGTCGTAGGTAAGGGCCTGCAGGAACACCGGCAACCGCCAGGAATGGGTGCTATCTTCGCTCGGCCTCTCTATCCGAATGAAGGGCGGTACATTGCCCAGGGCCCGGCTGACCGCGCCAAAGGCGTTGACCCGCCGCTGGTGTCCACCCTCCCCGTGGACACCGCCACTATGTGCGGTCTCGTAGAGGATAAGTTCCACCGCCTGGGCCGGGAGCAGCGGGTTCGCGGCCCAGATCAGCGCAGCCACCCCGGCCACGAAGGGCGAG
This is a stretch of genomic DNA from Meiothermus cerbereus DSM 11376. It encodes these proteins:
- the rplS gene encoding 50S ribosomal protein L19, producing MNRGALLKVVEKKYTRTDIPQFKPGDTVRVNYKVVEGNRTRVQAYEGVVLKIKRNGFNSAFTVRKISFNEGVERIFPFNSPLIESVQVVSRGKVRRAKLYYLRELRGKAARIKGDRKRLNQDVEARAVAAKEAAEARAAAKLEAEAAAQTSEAERKE
- the trmD gene encoding tRNA (guanosine(37)-N1)-methyltransferase TrmD encodes the protein MKYTILTLFPDLIRPWTEESILQKAIQKGLIEVDIRDIRAYAEDKHKTVDDTPYGGGAGMVMRVDVVVRALEAAGPADEVILLTPAGQPLNQRLVEELAQKSHLVLVCGRYEGIDARVEQFVTREVSIGDYVLMGGELGALVILEATARLVPGVIKEAESYQQDSFSTGLLDYPHYTRPPVFRGLAVPEILTSGHHGKIAEWRRKQALKRTRMRRPDLLEKAELTPKDLAWLEENET